The Odocoileus virginianus isolate 20LAN1187 ecotype Illinois chromosome 27, Ovbor_1.2, whole genome shotgun sequence genome has a window encoding:
- the BAG6 gene encoding large proline-rich protein BAG6 isoform X9, with protein MEPSDSTSTTMEEPDSLEVLVKTLDSQTRTFIVGAQMNVKEFKEHIAASVSIPSEKQRLIYQGRVLQDDKKLQEYNVGGKVIHLVERAPPQTQLPSGASSGTGSTSATHGGGPPPGTRGPGASVHDRNANSYVMVGTFNLPSEPRVRLVMAQHMIRDIQTLLSRMECRGGTQAQHSQPPLQTPTVAPEPVALTSQTSEPVESEVPPREPMEAEEVEERSSTQSPELTPSGPAPAGPASAPETNAPNHPSPAEYVEVLQELQRLESRLQPFLQRYYEVLGAAATTDYNNNQEGREEDQRLINLVGESLRLLGNTFVALSDLRCNLACAPPRHLHVVRPMSHYTTPMVLQQAAIPIQINVGTTVTMTGNGTRPPPTPSAEAPPAGAGQASSLAPSSATIESSNEGASPPGPAPPPTTSHPRVIRISHQSVEPVVMMHMNIQDSGTQPGGVPSAPTGPLGPPGHGQTLGQQVPGFPTAPTRLVIARPTPPQARPSHPGGPPVSGALPGAGLGTNASLAQMVSGLVGQLLMQPVLVAQGTPGMAPPPAPATASASSGTTNTATTAGPAPGGPAQPPPPQASASDLQFSQLLGNLLGPAGPGTGGPGVASPTITVAMPGVPAFLQGMTDFLQATQTAAPPPPPPPPPPPPPAPEQQTAPPPGSPSGGSGSPGSVGPESLPLEFFTSVVQGVLSSLLGSLGARAGSSESIAAFIQRLSGSSNIFEPGADGALGFFGALLSLLCQNFSMVDVVMLLHGHFQPLQRLQPQLRSFFHQHYLGGQEPTPGNIRTATHALITGLEEYVRESFSLVQVQPGVDIIRTNLEFLQEQFNSIAAHVMHCTDSGFGARLLELCNQGLFECLALNLHCLGGQQMELAAVINGRIRRMSRGVNPSLVSWLTTMMGLRLQVVLEHMPVGPDAILRYVRRVGDPPQTLPEEPMEVQGSERTSPEPQRENASPAPGTTAEEAMSRGPPPAPEGGSRDEQDGASSETEPWAAAVPPEWVPIIQQDIQSQRKVKPQPPLSDAYLSGMPAKRRKLRADIQKRLQEDPNYSPQRFPNAQRAFADDP; from the exons ATGGAGCCCAGTGATAGTACCAGTACCACTATGGAGGAACCTGACAGCCTGGAGGTGCTGGTGAAGACCCTGGACTCTCAGACCCGGACCTTTATTGTGGGGGCCCAG ATGAACGTAAAGGAGTTTAAGGAGCATATTGCTGCTTCTGTTAGCATCCCGTCTGAGAAACAACGGCTTATCTACCAGGGACGAGTTCTGCAGGATGATAAGAAGCTCCAAGAATACa ATGTTGGGGGAAAGGTTATTCATCTTGTGGAACGGGCTCCTCCTCAGACTCAGCTCCCTTCTGGAGCATCTTCTGGAACAGGGTCCACCTCAGCCACCCATGGTGGGGGACCCCCGCCTGGTACTCGGGGGCCTGGGGCCTCTGTCCATGACCGGAATGCCAACAGCTATGTCATGGTTGGAACCTTCAATCTTCCC AGTGAGCCCCGAGTGCGGCTGGTGATGGCTCAGCATATGATCAGGGATATACAGACCTTACTCTCCCGAATGGAG TGCCGAGGCGGGACccaagcccagcacagccagccGCCTCTCCAGACACCGACGGTGGCCCCAGAGCCAGTGGCCTTGACCTCCCAAACATCAGAACCGGTTGAAAGTGAAGTGCCTCCTCGGGAGCCCATGGAGGCGGAAGAAGTGGAGGAGCGTTCCTCTACCCAGAGCCCGGAGCTCACCCCTTCAGGCCCAGCCCCAGCAGGCCCAGCATCTGCCCCAGAGACAAATGCACCCAA CCACCCTTCGCCTGCGGAGTATGTCGAGgtgcttcaggagctgcagcggCTTGAGAGCCGCCTCCAGCCCTTCCTGCAGCGCTACTATGAGGTTTTGGGCGCTGCTGCCACCACGGACTACAACAACAAT CAAGAGGGCCGTGAGGAGGACCAGCGCTTGATCAACTTGGTGGGGGAGAGCCTGCGGCTGCTGGGCAACACCTTTGTGGCGCTGTCCGACCTGCGTTGCAATCTGGCCTGTGCACCCCCTCGTCATCTGCACGTGGTCCGGCCCATGTCTCACTACACCACCCCCATGGTGCTCCAGCAGGCGGCCATCCCCATCCAG ATCAATGTGGGGACCACTGTGACCATGACGGGGAATGGGACACGGCCCCCCCCAACTCCAAGTGCGGAGGCACCTCCCGCTGGTGCTGGGCAGGCCTCATCCCTGGCCCCCTCTTCTGCCACCATTGAGTCTTCGAATGAGGGGGCTTCCCCGCCAGGGCCGGCTCCCCCACCAACCACCAGCCACCCTAGGGTCATCCGGATTTCCCACCAGAGTGTGGAACCCGTGGTCATGATGCACATGAACATCCAAG ATTCTGGCACACAGCCTGGTGGAGTTCCGAGTGCTCCCACTGGCCCCCTAGGACCCCCTGGTCATGGCCAGACCCTGG GACAGCAGGTGCCAGGCTTCCCAACAGCTCCCACCCGGCTGGTGATTGCCCGGCCCACCCCTCCACAGGCTCGGCCTTCCCATCCTGGGGGGCCCCCGGTCTCAGGGGCTCTG CCGGGCGCTGGTTTGGGTACCAACGCCTCTTTAGCCCAGATGGTGAGCGGCCTCGTGGGGCAGCTTCTTATGCAGCCTGTCCTTGTGG CTCAGGGGACCCCAGGAATGGCTCCACCTCCAGCCCCTGCCACTGCGTCAGCCAGTTCCGGTACCACCAACACGGCTACCACAGCTGGCCCTGCCCCTGGGGGGCCCGCCCAGCCTCCACCCCCTCAAGCCTCCGCCTCTGATCTTCAGTTCTCTCAGCTCCTGGGGAACCTGCTGGGGCCTGCTGGGCCGGGAACTGGAGGGCCTGGTGTGGCTTCTCCCACCATTACTGTGGCGATGCCTGGTGTGCCcgcctttctccagggcatgacGGACTTCTTGCAG GCAACACAAACAgctgctccccctcctcctccgcctccacccccaccaccccctccgGCCCCAGAGCAGCAGACAGCGCCCCCACCGGGGTCCCCTTCTGGTGGTAGCGGGAGTCCTGGCAGCGTGGGTCCTGAGAGCCTGCCATTGGAGTTCTTCACCTCAGTGGTGCAGGGTGTGCTGAGCTCACTGCTGGGCTCCCTGGGGGCACGGGCTGGCAGCAGTGAGAGCATCGCTGCTTTCATACAGCGCCTCAGTGGGTCAAGCAACATCTTTGAGCCTGGGGCCGATGGGGCTCTCG gattcttcGGGGCCCTGCTCTCTCTTCTGTGCCAGAACTTTTCCATGGTGGATGTGGTGATGCTGCTCCACGGGCATTTCCAGCCCCTGCAGCGACTCCAGCCCCAGCTGCGGTCTTTCTTTCACCAGCACTACCTGGGTGGCCAGGAGCCCACACCTGGTAACATCCGG ACGGCAACCCACGCATTGATCACGGGACTTGAAGAATATGTGCGGGAGAGTTTT TCTTTGGTGCAAGTTCAGCCAGGTGTGGACATCATCCGAACAAACCTGGAATTTCTCCAAGAGCAATTTAATAGCATTGCTGCTCATGTGATGCACTGCACAG ACAGTGGATTTGGGGCCCGATTGCTGGAGCTGTGTAACCAGGGCCTGTTTGAATGCTTGGCCCTGAACCTGCACTGCTTGGGGGGACAGCAGATGGAGCTTGCTGCTGTCATCAATGGCCGAATT CGTCGCATGTCTCGTGGAGTGAATCCGTCCTTGGTGAGCTGGCTGACCACTATGATGGGACTGAGGCTGCAGGTGGTACTGGAACACATGCCTGTAGGCCCTGATGCCATTCTCAGATATGTACGCCGGGTTGGGGATCCCCCTCAG ACACTTCCTGAGGAGCCAATGGAAGTTCAGGGATCAGAGAGAACTTCCCCTGAGCCTCAG CGGGAGAATGCTTCCCCGGCCCCTGGAACAACAGCAGAAGAGGCCATGTCCCGAGGCCCACCTCCTGCTCCTGAGGGGGGCTCCCGAGACGAACAGGATGGCGCTTCCTCTGAGACAGAACCTTGGGCAGCTGCAGTCCCCCCA GAATGGGTCCCTATTATCCAGCAGGACATTCAGAGCCAGCGGAAGGTGAAACCGCAGCCCCCTCTGAGCGATGCCTACCTCAGTGGTATGCCCGCCAAGAGACGCAAG CTCCGGGCTGACATACAAAAGCGACTGCAGGAAGACCCCAACTACAGCCCCCAGCGCTTCCCGAATGCCCAGAGGGCCTTTGCTGACGATCCCTAG
- the BAG6 gene encoding large proline-rich protein BAG6 isoform X8, with protein MEPSDSTSTTMEEPDSLEVLVKTLDSQTRTFIVGAQMNVKEFKEHIAASVSIPSEKQRLIYQGRVLQDDKKLQEYNVGGKVIHLVERAPPQTQLPSGASSGTGSTSATHGGGPPPGTRGPGASVHDRNANSYVMVGTFNLPSDGSAVDVHINMEQAPIQSEPRVRLVMAQHMIRDIQTLLSRMECRGGTQAQHSQPPLQTPTVAPEPVALTSQTSEPVESEVPPREPMEAEEVEERSSTQSPELTPSGPAPAGPASAPETNAPNHPSPAEYVEVLQELQRLESRLQPFLQRYYEVLGAAATTDYNNNQEGREEDQRLINLVGESLRLLGNTFVALSDLRCNLACAPPRHLHVVRPMSHYTTPMVLQQAAIPIQINVGTTVTMTGNGTRPPPTPSAEAPPAGAGQASSLAPSSATIESSNEGASPPGPAPPPTTSHPRVIRISHQSVEPVVMMHMNIQDSGTQPGGVPSAPTGPLGPPGHGQTLGQQVPGFPTAPTRLVIARPTPPQARPSHPGGPPVSGALPGAGLGTNASLAQMVSGLVGQLLMQPVLVAQGTPGMAPPPAPATASASSGTTNTATTAGPAPGGPAQPPPPQASASDLQFSQLLGNLLGPAGPGTGGPGVASPTITVAMPGVPAFLQGMTDFLQATQTAAPPPPPPPPPPPPPAPEQQTAPPPGSPSGGSGSPGSVGPESLPLEFFTSVVQGVLSSLLGSLGARAGSSESIAAFIQRLSGSSNIFEPGADGALGFFGALLSLLCQNFSMVDVVMLLHGHFQPLQRLQPQLRSFFHQHYLGGQEPTPGNIRTATHALITGLEEYVRESFSLVQVQPGVDIIRTNLEFLQEQFNSIAAHVMHCTDSGFGARLLELCNQGLFECLALNLHCLGGQQMELAAVINGRIRRMSRGVNPSLVSWLTTMMGLRLQVVLEHMPVGPDAILRYVRRVGDPPQTLPEEPMEVQGSERTSPEPQRENASPAPGTTAEEAMSRGPPPAPEGGSRDEQDGASSETEPWAAAVPPEWVPIIQQDIQSQRKVKPQPPLSDAYLSGMPAKRRKLRADIQKRLQEDPNYSPQRFPNAQRAFADDP; from the exons ATGGAGCCCAGTGATAGTACCAGTACCACTATGGAGGAACCTGACAGCCTGGAGGTGCTGGTGAAGACCCTGGACTCTCAGACCCGGACCTTTATTGTGGGGGCCCAG ATGAACGTAAAGGAGTTTAAGGAGCATATTGCTGCTTCTGTTAGCATCCCGTCTGAGAAACAACGGCTTATCTACCAGGGACGAGTTCTGCAGGATGATAAGAAGCTCCAAGAATACa ATGTTGGGGGAAAGGTTATTCATCTTGTGGAACGGGCTCCTCCTCAGACTCAGCTCCCTTCTGGAGCATCTTCTGGAACAGGGTCCACCTCAGCCACCCATGGTGGGGGACCCCCGCCTGGTACTCGGGGGCCTGGGGCCTCTGTCCATGACCGGAATGCCAACAGCTATGTCATGGTTGGAACCTTCAATCTTCCC AGTGACGGCTCTGCTGTGGATGTTCACATCAACATGGAACAGGCCCCGATTCAG AGTGAGCCCCGAGTGCGGCTGGTGATGGCTCAGCATATGATCAGGGATATACAGACCTTACTCTCCCGAATGGAG TGCCGAGGCGGGACccaagcccagcacagccagccGCCTCTCCAGACACCGACGGTGGCCCCAGAGCCAGTGGCCTTGACCTCCCAAACATCAGAACCGGTTGAAAGTGAAGTGCCTCCTCGGGAGCCCATGGAGGCGGAAGAAGTGGAGGAGCGTTCCTCTACCCAGAGCCCGGAGCTCACCCCTTCAGGCCCAGCCCCAGCAGGCCCAGCATCTGCCCCAGAGACAAATGCACCCAA CCACCCTTCGCCTGCGGAGTATGTCGAGgtgcttcaggagctgcagcggCTTGAGAGCCGCCTCCAGCCCTTCCTGCAGCGCTACTATGAGGTTTTGGGCGCTGCTGCCACCACGGACTACAACAACAAT CAAGAGGGCCGTGAGGAGGACCAGCGCTTGATCAACTTGGTGGGGGAGAGCCTGCGGCTGCTGGGCAACACCTTTGTGGCGCTGTCCGACCTGCGTTGCAATCTGGCCTGTGCACCCCCTCGTCATCTGCACGTGGTCCGGCCCATGTCTCACTACACCACCCCCATGGTGCTCCAGCAGGCGGCCATCCCCATCCAG ATCAATGTGGGGACCACTGTGACCATGACGGGGAATGGGACACGGCCCCCCCCAACTCCAAGTGCGGAGGCACCTCCCGCTGGTGCTGGGCAGGCCTCATCCCTGGCCCCCTCTTCTGCCACCATTGAGTCTTCGAATGAGGGGGCTTCCCCGCCAGGGCCGGCTCCCCCACCAACCACCAGCCACCCTAGGGTCATCCGGATTTCCCACCAGAGTGTGGAACCCGTGGTCATGATGCACATGAACATCCAAG ATTCTGGCACACAGCCTGGTGGAGTTCCGAGTGCTCCCACTGGCCCCCTAGGACCCCCTGGTCATGGCCAGACCCTGG GACAGCAGGTGCCAGGCTTCCCAACAGCTCCCACCCGGCTGGTGATTGCCCGGCCCACCCCTCCACAGGCTCGGCCTTCCCATCCTGGGGGGCCCCCGGTCTCAGGGGCTCTG CCGGGCGCTGGTTTGGGTACCAACGCCTCTTTAGCCCAGATGGTGAGCGGCCTCGTGGGGCAGCTTCTTATGCAGCCTGTCCTTGTGG CTCAGGGGACCCCAGGAATGGCTCCACCTCCAGCCCCTGCCACTGCGTCAGCCAGTTCCGGTACCACCAACACGGCTACCACAGCTGGCCCTGCCCCTGGGGGGCCCGCCCAGCCTCCACCCCCTCAAGCCTCCGCCTCTGATCTTCAGTTCTCTCAGCTCCTGGGGAACCTGCTGGGGCCTGCTGGGCCGGGAACTGGAGGGCCTGGTGTGGCTTCTCCCACCATTACTGTGGCGATGCCTGGTGTGCCcgcctttctccagggcatgacGGACTTCTTGCAG GCAACACAAACAgctgctccccctcctcctccgcctccacccccaccaccccctccgGCCCCAGAGCAGCAGACAGCGCCCCCACCGGGGTCCCCTTCTGGTGGTAGCGGGAGTCCTGGCAGCGTGGGTCCTGAGAGCCTGCCATTGGAGTTCTTCACCTCAGTGGTGCAGGGTGTGCTGAGCTCACTGCTGGGCTCCCTGGGGGCACGGGCTGGCAGCAGTGAGAGCATCGCTGCTTTCATACAGCGCCTCAGTGGGTCAAGCAACATCTTTGAGCCTGGGGCCGATGGGGCTCTCG gattcttcGGGGCCCTGCTCTCTCTTCTGTGCCAGAACTTTTCCATGGTGGATGTGGTGATGCTGCTCCACGGGCATTTCCAGCCCCTGCAGCGACTCCAGCCCCAGCTGCGGTCTTTCTTTCACCAGCACTACCTGGGTGGCCAGGAGCCCACACCTGGTAACATCCGG ACGGCAACCCACGCATTGATCACGGGACTTGAAGAATATGTGCGGGAGAGTTTT TCTTTGGTGCAAGTTCAGCCAGGTGTGGACATCATCCGAACAAACCTGGAATTTCTCCAAGAGCAATTTAATAGCATTGCTGCTCATGTGATGCACTGCACAG ACAGTGGATTTGGGGCCCGATTGCTGGAGCTGTGTAACCAGGGCCTGTTTGAATGCTTGGCCCTGAACCTGCACTGCTTGGGGGGACAGCAGATGGAGCTTGCTGCTGTCATCAATGGCCGAATT CGTCGCATGTCTCGTGGAGTGAATCCGTCCTTGGTGAGCTGGCTGACCACTATGATGGGACTGAGGCTGCAGGTGGTACTGGAACACATGCCTGTAGGCCCTGATGCCATTCTCAGATATGTACGCCGGGTTGGGGATCCCCCTCAG ACACTTCCTGAGGAGCCAATGGAAGTTCAGGGATCAGAGAGAACTTCCCCTGAGCCTCAG CGGGAGAATGCTTCCCCGGCCCCTGGAACAACAGCAGAAGAGGCCATGTCCCGAGGCCCACCTCCTGCTCCTGAGGGGGGCTCCCGAGACGAACAGGATGGCGCTTCCTCTGAGACAGAACCTTGGGCAGCTGCAGTCCCCCCA GAATGGGTCCCTATTATCCAGCAGGACATTCAGAGCCAGCGGAAGGTGAAACCGCAGCCCCCTCTGAGCGATGCCTACCTCAGTGGTATGCCCGCCAAGAGACGCAAG CTCCGGGCTGACATACAAAAGCGACTGCAGGAAGACCCCAACTACAGCCCCCAGCGCTTCCCGAATGCCCAGAGGGCCTTTGCTGACGATCCCTAG
- the BAG6 gene encoding large proline-rich protein BAG6 isoform X3: MEPSDSTSTTMEEPDSLEVLVKTLDSQTRTFIVGAQMNVKEFKEHIAASVSIPSEKQRLIYQGRVLQDDKKLQEYNVGGKVIHLVERAPPQTQLPSGASSGTGSTSATHGGGPPPGTRGPGASVHDRNANSYVMVGTFNLPSDGSAVDVHINMEQAPIQSEPRVRLVMAQHMIRDIQTLLSRMECRGGTQAQHSQPPLQTPTVAPEPVALTSQTSEPVESEVPPREPMEAEEVEERSSTQSPELTPSGPAPAGPASAPETNAPNHPSPAEYVEVLQELQRLESRLQPFLQRYYEVLGAAATTDYNNNQEGREEDQRLINLVGESLRLLGNTFVALSDLRCNLACAPPRHLHVVRPMSHYTTPMVLQQAAIPIQINVGTTVTMTGNGTRPPPTPSAEAPPAGAGQASSLAPSSATIESSNEGASPPGPAPPPTTSHPRVIRISHQSVEPVVMMHMNIQDSGTQPGGVPSAPTGPLGPPGHGQTLGQQVPGFPTAPTRLVIARPTPPQARPSHPGGPPVSGALPGAGLGTNASLAQMVSGLVGQLLMQPVLVAQGTPGMAPPPAPATASASSGTTNTATTAGPAPGGPAQPPPPQASASDLQFSQLLGNLLGPAGPGTGGPGVASPTITVAMPGVPAFLQGMTDFLQATQTAAPPPPPPPPPPPPPAPEQQTAPPPGSPSGGSGSPGSVGPESLPLEFFTSVVQGVLSSLLGSLGARAGSSESIAAFIQRLSGSSNIFEPGADGALGFFGALLSLLCQNFSMVDVVMLLHGHFQPLQRLQPQLRSFFHQHYLGGQEPTPGNIRTATHALITGLEEYVRESFSLVQVQPGVDIIRTNLEFLQEQFNSIAAHVMHCTDSGFGARLLELCNQGLFECLALNLHCLGGQQMELAAVINGRIRRMSRGVNPSLVSWLTTMMGLRLQVVLEHMPVGPDAILRYVRRVGDPPQTLPEEPMEVQGSERTSPEPQRENASPAPGTTAEEAMSRGPPPAPEGGSRDEQDGASSETEPWAAAVPPEWVPIIQQDIQSQRKVKPQPPLSDAYLSGMPAKRRKTMQGEGPQLLLSEAVSRAAKAAGARPLTSPESLSRDLEAPEVQESYRQQLRADIQKRLQEDPNYSPQRFPNAQRAFADDP; this comes from the exons ATGGAGCCCAGTGATAGTACCAGTACCACTATGGAGGAACCTGACAGCCTGGAGGTGCTGGTGAAGACCCTGGACTCTCAGACCCGGACCTTTATTGTGGGGGCCCAG ATGAACGTAAAGGAGTTTAAGGAGCATATTGCTGCTTCTGTTAGCATCCCGTCTGAGAAACAACGGCTTATCTACCAGGGACGAGTTCTGCAGGATGATAAGAAGCTCCAAGAATACa ATGTTGGGGGAAAGGTTATTCATCTTGTGGAACGGGCTCCTCCTCAGACTCAGCTCCCTTCTGGAGCATCTTCTGGAACAGGGTCCACCTCAGCCACCCATGGTGGGGGACCCCCGCCTGGTACTCGGGGGCCTGGGGCCTCTGTCCATGACCGGAATGCCAACAGCTATGTCATGGTTGGAACCTTCAATCTTCCC AGTGACGGCTCTGCTGTGGATGTTCACATCAACATGGAACAGGCCCCGATTCAG AGTGAGCCCCGAGTGCGGCTGGTGATGGCTCAGCATATGATCAGGGATATACAGACCTTACTCTCCCGAATGGAG TGCCGAGGCGGGACccaagcccagcacagccagccGCCTCTCCAGACACCGACGGTGGCCCCAGAGCCAGTGGCCTTGACCTCCCAAACATCAGAACCGGTTGAAAGTGAAGTGCCTCCTCGGGAGCCCATGGAGGCGGAAGAAGTGGAGGAGCGTTCCTCTACCCAGAGCCCGGAGCTCACCCCTTCAGGCCCAGCCCCAGCAGGCCCAGCATCTGCCCCAGAGACAAATGCACCCAA CCACCCTTCGCCTGCGGAGTATGTCGAGgtgcttcaggagctgcagcggCTTGAGAGCCGCCTCCAGCCCTTCCTGCAGCGCTACTATGAGGTTTTGGGCGCTGCTGCCACCACGGACTACAACAACAAT CAAGAGGGCCGTGAGGAGGACCAGCGCTTGATCAACTTGGTGGGGGAGAGCCTGCGGCTGCTGGGCAACACCTTTGTGGCGCTGTCCGACCTGCGTTGCAATCTGGCCTGTGCACCCCCTCGTCATCTGCACGTGGTCCGGCCCATGTCTCACTACACCACCCCCATGGTGCTCCAGCAGGCGGCCATCCCCATCCAG ATCAATGTGGGGACCACTGTGACCATGACGGGGAATGGGACACGGCCCCCCCCAACTCCAAGTGCGGAGGCACCTCCCGCTGGTGCTGGGCAGGCCTCATCCCTGGCCCCCTCTTCTGCCACCATTGAGTCTTCGAATGAGGGGGCTTCCCCGCCAGGGCCGGCTCCCCCACCAACCACCAGCCACCCTAGGGTCATCCGGATTTCCCACCAGAGTGTGGAACCCGTGGTCATGATGCACATGAACATCCAAG ATTCTGGCACACAGCCTGGTGGAGTTCCGAGTGCTCCCACTGGCCCCCTAGGACCCCCTGGTCATGGCCAGACCCTGG GACAGCAGGTGCCAGGCTTCCCAACAGCTCCCACCCGGCTGGTGATTGCCCGGCCCACCCCTCCACAGGCTCGGCCTTCCCATCCTGGGGGGCCCCCGGTCTCAGGGGCTCTG CCGGGCGCTGGTTTGGGTACCAACGCCTCTTTAGCCCAGATGGTGAGCGGCCTCGTGGGGCAGCTTCTTATGCAGCCTGTCCTTGTGG CTCAGGGGACCCCAGGAATGGCTCCACCTCCAGCCCCTGCCACTGCGTCAGCCAGTTCCGGTACCACCAACACGGCTACCACAGCTGGCCCTGCCCCTGGGGGGCCCGCCCAGCCTCCACCCCCTCAAGCCTCCGCCTCTGATCTTCAGTTCTCTCAGCTCCTGGGGAACCTGCTGGGGCCTGCTGGGCCGGGAACTGGAGGGCCTGGTGTGGCTTCTCCCACCATTACTGTGGCGATGCCTGGTGTGCCcgcctttctccagggcatgacGGACTTCTTGCAG GCAACACAAACAgctgctccccctcctcctccgcctccacccccaccaccccctccgGCCCCAGAGCAGCAGACAGCGCCCCCACCGGGGTCCCCTTCTGGTGGTAGCGGGAGTCCTGGCAGCGTGGGTCCTGAGAGCCTGCCATTGGAGTTCTTCACCTCAGTGGTGCAGGGTGTGCTGAGCTCACTGCTGGGCTCCCTGGGGGCACGGGCTGGCAGCAGTGAGAGCATCGCTGCTTTCATACAGCGCCTCAGTGGGTCAAGCAACATCTTTGAGCCTGGGGCCGATGGGGCTCTCG gattcttcGGGGCCCTGCTCTCTCTTCTGTGCCAGAACTTTTCCATGGTGGATGTGGTGATGCTGCTCCACGGGCATTTCCAGCCCCTGCAGCGACTCCAGCCCCAGCTGCGGTCTTTCTTTCACCAGCACTACCTGGGTGGCCAGGAGCCCACACCTGGTAACATCCGG ACGGCAACCCACGCATTGATCACGGGACTTGAAGAATATGTGCGGGAGAGTTTT TCTTTGGTGCAAGTTCAGCCAGGTGTGGACATCATCCGAACAAACCTGGAATTTCTCCAAGAGCAATTTAATAGCATTGCTGCTCATGTGATGCACTGCACAG ACAGTGGATTTGGGGCCCGATTGCTGGAGCTGTGTAACCAGGGCCTGTTTGAATGCTTGGCCCTGAACCTGCACTGCTTGGGGGGACAGCAGATGGAGCTTGCTGCTGTCATCAATGGCCGAATT CGTCGCATGTCTCGTGGAGTGAATCCGTCCTTGGTGAGCTGGCTGACCACTATGATGGGACTGAGGCTGCAGGTGGTACTGGAACACATGCCTGTAGGCCCTGATGCCATTCTCAGATATGTACGCCGGGTTGGGGATCCCCCTCAG ACACTTCCTGAGGAGCCAATGGAAGTTCAGGGATCAGAGAGAACTTCCCCTGAGCCTCAG CGGGAGAATGCTTCCCCGGCCCCTGGAACAACAGCAGAAGAGGCCATGTCCCGAGGCCCACCTCCTGCTCCTGAGGGGGGCTCCCGAGACGAACAGGATGGCGCTTCCTCTGAGACAGAACCTTGGGCAGCTGCAGTCCCCCCA GAATGGGTCCCTATTATCCAGCAGGACATTCAGAGCCAGCGGAAGGTGAAACCGCAGCCCCCTCTGAGCGATGCCTACCTCAGTGGTATGCCCGCCAAGAGACGCAAG ACGATGCAGGGTGAGGGCCCCCAGCTGCTTCTCTCAGAGGCCGTGAGCCGGGCAGCTAAGGCAGCCGGAGCTCGGCCCCTGACGAGCCCCGAGAGCCTGAGCCGGGACCTGGAGGCACCAGAGGTTCAGGAGAGCTACAGGCAGCAG CTCCGGGCTGACATACAAAAGCGACTGCAGGAAGACCCCAACTACAGCCCCCAGCGCTTCCCGAATGCCCAGAGGGCCTTTGCTGACGATCCCTAG